From the genome of Candidatus Cloacimonas sp., one region includes:
- a CDS encoding laccase domain-containing protein, whose protein sequence is MKIFYYLGKRDPDYHSLLYLQRDFVLDGVKIPASRVIIAEQTHSKQVHICREIDCGAGFMQKPQIPIVDGLITKTPYQYLL, encoded by the coding sequence GTGAAAATATTTTATTATCTTGGTAAGCGAGATCCGGATTATCATTCCCTTTTATATCTGCAACGAGATTTTGTGCTGGATGGAGTAAAAATTCCTGCCTCCAGAGTAATAATTGCAGAGCAAACCCATTCCAAACAAGTTCATATTTGCCGAGAAATAGATTGTGGAGCTGGCTTTATGCAAAAACCGCAAATCCCGATTGTCGATGGTTTAATCACAAAAACTCCCTATCAATATTTACTTA